In a single window of the Deinococcota bacterium genome:
- a CDS encoding type II toxin-antitoxin system HicB family antitoxin has translation MKLRYVYWQDEGTWLGYLEEFPDYWTQAESEIELRENLVDLYKELSGGNIPNVRRVAELEVA, from the coding sequence ATGAAACTGAGGTACGTGTATTGGCAAGACGAGGGAACGTGGTTAGGATACCTGGAAGAATTTCCTGATTACTGGACGCAAGCTGAAAGTGAAATCGAGCTGCGAGAGAACCTTGTTGATCTCTACAAGGAACTGAGTGGTGGTAACATTCCCAATGTTCGTCGTGTCGCCGAACTTGAAGTGGCGTGA
- a CDS encoding type II toxin-antitoxin system HicA family toxin, translated as MKRRDLLKQLERMGCIFIRHGGNHDWYQSPRTKISQPIPRHREINERLAKHIIKMLSDDSA; from the coding sequence GTGAAGCGACGGGATTTGCTCAAGCAGCTTGAGAGGATGGGCTGTATATTTATCCGTCATGGTGGCAATCATGATTGGTACCAGAGCCCTCGGACGAAAATCTCTCAACCCATACCCAGGCACCGCGAAATCAATGAGCGTCTTGCCAAGCACATTATCAAGATGCTCAGCGATGACAGCGCTTAA